TTGCGCTGCTGCAACGAAATGACCGTCTCGGCATACATTCCCGGGCTCAGAGCCAACGTAGAATTTGCAACGTCAACCTCTGCAAGCATGGTCCGCGTTGATGGATCGAGCGCACGGGCAAAGCGAACAATCCTTCCGACGAAGGTCTTTCCCGTTGCTTGGACCTTAACTGTAACTTGACCGCCATCTTGAATATAGGGAACGTCTGATTCAGGGACCGGCATTCGTAAGCGGAGGACATCACTCTGTGCAATCCTCACCAGAGGCATAGCCTGAGTATTTGAGGCAGTTCCAGCCTGAATCAGGGACCCTGTGTCGGCATAACGCATTGTAATAACCCCATTAAACGGGGCTGTGACAGTCGAGTAGTCTGATAGCGACTGTAGGCGTTGACTATCGGCACGAGATACCCCTAGTCGTTGTTCAGCAGCTGAGAGAGCGGATTTAGCTATATTGATGCGGGCTTCAGAATCTTGGTCCTTCGCTCGAGCATCGTCTAATTCCTGCTCTGCGATCAATCCGGGCCGTTGCTTCGCTGCCTGTTCAAGTCGCGTATATGCCGAGTGTAGTGCAGCATGATTCGACTGGGCCGCAACGACCTCACTTTGAGCCCTGGCTATCTCTGATTGACTGTGCCTGACTTCAGCTTGGGCCCCTGTCAGCTGCGCGGTTAGCTCTGGAATCTCCAGCGTTGCGATAACCTGACCAGATCGTACCCGATCCCCGATGTCGACATTGATATGACGAACATATCCCGAAACTTTTGCGTGTAGCTCAACATCCTGATAAGGCTGGAACTGTCCTGCGACTGTAAGAGTGCTGGAGAGATTCTCACGAGTAACGCGAGCCACAGCGGCGCCGGCAATATCAGAGGTGTTCGCCTCCGATGTTGTGCCTTTGCATCCAGCAAACATCAGACTCGCCAGGAGATACAGGGCGATAATCCCTGCAGACATCAAGGAGGATCTCTTTTTCATGTCGTAAACACCGTATTCCGTCAATGCAGCATGAGAAGATAATTGCGACCTGTCCTATAGAAAGGGCAAATTACAACATTCTGAGCCATGACTCAGGGACTAGGATGTACTGGAATTAATTAAGATAGGAAGTAGTAGGAGGAGGGCGAAAGAAGAAAAAGCTTTGACCTTGGGGTCGTCGAATTCGTTTCGTATTCTGTACGTCTGAACGAACATACGAATACTCATGCTCTTCGCGAACGCACGAGAGGATGCTCACCCACCAAGCCAACGCAGTAATAAAGATCGGAATAGCAGCAACTGCGAGTTCTGTTACGTTCACCGAAGTGGGACGTTCCTTTTGAGAAAGCAACTTGGCAGCTGCCATGGGTGCTGACGCTTTAGCCGGAAGATTATACAGAGAGAGCTTGTACTGAGATCCCCATGAAAACACAGCAGCTGCAAGAAAAAGCATCCCAAGCGTCATTAAGTGGGAATACCAGCGTCTTGTGTCATCAAGAGTCATGGAAATCTCGTGCGCGGCCGGCAAAGGAAATCAATTCGCTAAAATTGCTTCACGATCCTCACCTGTCATTATGCAGCAAATTTTGATCTTCGGAAAAATGAATTTACTTATTGAAGATAAATAAATTTTATAAATTTCCTATATGAATCTCTTCCAACAGAATTTGACTCATCGTCTGTACGTTTCCTAGCATCGCTGACCGAATTGGCTTTGTGAAGCCACAGAATGATCTATGGTATGAGACGAATCCAGCGATCCACTCGTCACGTCAATAATTCCGTTGTGCTGTGGGCGAGTTAATCATCAATAAGATCCGATGCCTGCATGTTTTAGGAGACTTATTACCAGATGAAGATGGATCGGATGGGTATCCTGCGTGAGATTGGCCAGATTCCCAAATTTCAACTGAATTCAGTTTCGACTGCTCTGTTACCGGATTTGCCCAGCGCTTCCGGTTTAGAAGTATTGTCATAGCCATACCGCTATCATCATCCAACTGATTTAAGATCATCACCCGCGTCGTACTGCTCGTTCTTCGTTAATCCACTCGATCGAACGTAAGCTCTTCGGAAGTCGCCTCGTATCTCTACTCGTTCTTTGTCGACGCGGAACTGCATCAGTCCGAGGTCGTCGCTCTGAAGGTGACATTTTCTCCGCGTACATGGCTGAAATCGACGATCAAATCTGTACGCTCCGCTAGAGCGGGACAAGCCGGGTCAATTCGACAGGAGCTGCGAGGAGCCCTTGATCGCTCCCGATAATGTTGAAAGCCTTGCCCGTTTGAAAAGAGCCAGAAACAAACTGAATAATTGGGCATCGCTCCACGGCCAAGCCAGTTACGACTTATGTCCAAGTACAGTTCTCATCCGAACCCTCAGGTGAGAGTCTCACGCTTCCTGAGGCAAATAAAAATCCTGCACATATTCTCGGACAGCGTCCTCCAGAAGCGTAAAAGTCCGCATGTATCCAGACTTCCGCAGTTTTGAAATCTCCGCCTGCGTAAAATACTGATACTTCCCACGCAATTGTTCGGGCATCTCGATGAACGTAATCTGTGGCTGTACCCCCAAGCCAGCATAGACCGCGAGCACCAGGTCTTTCCATGTTCGAGCCTGCCCTGTGCCACAATTGAAAAGTCCGCCAGCTTCGCTGTTGAGAGCAAAATGAAGCGTCACATCTACAGCATCCTTGACATATACAAAATCCCTCATTTGCTCGCCATCTGCATACTCTGGGCGATAGCTACGGAATAATTGAACCTTTCCTGTTTGGCGTATCTGGCTATAGGCTTTAGAGACAACTGATCTCATATCTCCTTTGCTGTCTTCATACGGGCCGAAGACGTTAAAGTATTTGAGACCAACAATGCGATCTAACAGATTATGTCGGAGCACCCAAAGATCGAACATGTGCTTCGAATACCCCATACATATTCAAAGGCTTGAGGTGCGGCGTAATCGCATCATCGTCCGAATACCCCAACTCTCCGTCACCGTACGTTGCAGCGCTCGATGCGTACACGAACCGCGCCCCAGTTCGAATACACCACTCACATAGCTGGCGCGTGTAACGATAGTTATTTTCCAATAGAAAGTCTGCATCGCATTCCGTCGTCGCACTGCTCGCGCCCAGATGAATTACACGCCCTACCGGCTCCAGTCTTCCGCTCTGTATCAAATCAAGGAAGTGTGCAGGTGAAACCAGATCTTCGTAACGCAGACCGAGCAGGTGTTTCCACTTGTTATCCGCACCCAGCACGTCAACTAGCAGAATGTCCTCATGGCCACGACGATTAAGCTCTTCCACAACATTGCGGCCGATGAAGCCCGCCGCTCTTGTCACCGCAATACGCCCATTCATCGCTTCACCTCTGCATATGCTCGCAATACCTTCTCGATCACTCTTGTCGTCGATCGCCCTTCAACCATCTCAGCTACACAACACGTCCGTCATAAAGCTCCACGATCTCACGACCACTGACATAGCATGCCCAATCCCTTCACCATCACCTGTGGAAGAATCTTGCAAATCAACTCTTTCGACTCATCTTCACGAACAGAACCGCATAGTTGATGGATTGCAGAGAACCAACCATATAAGCACGATCTTCTTTAGAGTTAACTGGCCTAGCTCTCCCTTGTTCGACGCACTGACGTATCCGTGCTCAAACCAGCTACCAGAGCATCACCCTGGGAACACGCAAATGCCAGGTATGCTACATGGCCACGATGCAGAATATCGAAGCACCCATTGTGAACGCCGACTGCTTGCCTTCAGCTACGAGGCGATCACGTTCCGCAGGCATCTGCTCCGCAGCCAGAATGGCCGGCTCTGCTTTAGTGCATTCCACGCGCATTCTCCGCTGCTACTCGCAAAATCTCTTCTGGACTAGCCGTTCCAGTCGTGCGAATCTTCTGCACAGTCACCATAGCTGCGAGGTTCGCCAATTCGGCCGCCATCCTGGCGGACTGTCCACTACCCAAGGTTGCCGCCAATGCTGAAACTACGGTGTCTCCTGCACCTACGGTATCGACTTCGCCTGAGATATAAATGCCCGGAACATGACCCGCATCATCCCCTGCAGCAAATACGATCCCCTGCATACCGCGCGTTACAAACGCCGGCTTACCTGTGCGTCCCTGTAACTCACGTACCTGCTGAAGGGAACGGTCAAGCGATATCTCTTCGTCGTGAGCTTGCCCAAGGCATCGGCTTGCCTCCACGCTGTTTAACTTCAGTACAGCTGGCGCAAACTGTTCAGCTTTATCACGCGCATCAACTATGAATATGACCTCGGGCAGGGACTCTATCAGATTATTGACTCTCTGCATCATATGACGTGTCATCACGCCGCGGGGTACCTGCTGGTTAAGAATGACAACATCGCTCTGCCTGGCTGCAACTTCCAATTGGTCAGTCAAAGTATCGAGGTCTTTATCGCTAAGATCGTTGAAGGAACCGAAGTCGATACGGTTGCTTTCCGCACTTCCTATGCGCGGCTTTGCGTATACCATCGTCTGCCAGTCCTCTTGTAGTAAAAAGCCATCCATCAGAATGCCGAAACTCCGCAACAGATCGACCATGCGCGAACCAAAGACATCGAGACCTGCCACTCCCACTGCACGTACAGCACCTACACCGAGACTCACAAGATTGGCAACCACATTCCCCGCCCCGCCCAGCGAGTACTGTTGCTCACGAACTCTTCGTATCAAAAGCCCCGTCTCTACCGAAAGCTCCTGTTCTGCTTCATCCATGATCCAATACGCGTCGAGGCAAAAGTCCCCGAATACAGTCACTCGGGCACTACGTAATTGTTTAAGGGAGGCCTGAATATCACGCATATTGATATTTGTTTTCACAGAAGGAACTTGTAAAGTCATAACCGACAGCTTTCGTTGTAAAGAAACTCCATCTACCGATGGCAACTCGCGTTACTATAGC
This portion of the Edaphobacter sp. 4G125 genome encodes:
- a CDS encoding efflux RND transporter periplasmic adaptor subunit; the protein is MSAGIIALYLLASLMFAGCKGTTSEANTSDIAGAAVARVTRENLSSTLTVAGQFQPYQDVELHAKVSGYVRHINVDIGDRVRSGQVIATLEIPELTAQLTGAQAEVRHSQSEIARAQSEVVAAQSNHAALHSAYTRLEQAAKQRPGLIAEQELDDARAKDQDSEARINIAKSALSAAEQRLGVSRADSQRLQSLSDYSTVTAPFNGVITMRYADTGSLIQAGTASNTQAMPLVRIAQSDVLRLRMPVPESDVPYIQDGGQVTVKVQATGKTFVGRIVRFARALDPSTRTMLAEVDVANSTLALSPGMYAETVISLQQRNHVLTIPIQAIVQGESQPYVLVVDSTNHVRKKLVTLGIQGADKAEITNGLSDNELVIVSAQTNYQAGQVVRPKMASVLMPNDGDGN
- a CDS encoding NAD-dependent epimerase/dehydratase family protein → MFDLWVLRHNLLDRIVGLKYFNVFGPYEDSKGDMRSVVSKAYSQIRQTGKVQLFRSYRPEYADGEQMRDFVYVKDAVDVTLHFALNSEAGGLFNCGTGQARTWKDLVLAVYAGLGVQPQITFIEMPEQLRGKYQYFTQAEISKLRKSGYMRTFTLLEDAVREYVQDFYLPQEA
- a CDS encoding NAD-dependent epimerase/dehydratase family protein, with the protein product MNGRIAVTRAAGFIGRNVVEELNRRGHEDILLVDVLGADNKWKHLLGLRYEDLVSPAHFLDLIQSGRLEPVGRVIHLGASSATTECDADFLLENNYRYTRQLCEWCIRTGARFVYASSAATYGDGELGYSDDDAITPHLKPLNMYGVFEAHVRSLGAPT
- a CDS encoding bifunctional heptose 7-phosphate kinase/heptose 1-phosphate adenyltransferase; its protein translation is MDEAEQELSVETGLLIRRVREQQYSLGGAGNVVANLVSLGVGAVRAVGVAGLDVFGSRMVDLLRSFGILMDGFLLQEDWQTMVYAKPRIGSAESNRIDFGSFNDLSDKDLDTLTDQLEVAARQSDVVILNQQVPRGVMTRHMMQRVNNLIESLPEVIFIVDARDKAEQFAPAVLKLNSVEASRCLGQAHDEEISLDRSLQQVRELQGRTGKPAFVTRGMQGIVFAAGDDAGHVPGIYISGEVDTVGAGDTVVSALAATLGSGQSARMAAELANLAAMVTVQKIRTTGTASPEEILRVAAENARGMH